In Archangium violaceum, the following are encoded in one genomic region:
- a CDS encoding helix-turn-helix transcriptional regulator produces the protein MDLANMKPHERSLTCKLLEAFIYARSLPEVASFTEEFLSRLVSADYMALCVSRAGQPSQYDWWVAKMPAEFFAVSPEFERRDFVRTAVSRRPGEVLLDSDMISRQELERSAMYRRSHDMGMPLKQVMSVLMPDEGQTGYSGFSAYRARYRPFTERERRILQQVAPLLARTIQKCRLFAQWELDGRLLESLSQDENAALLVVAPSSHEVIKRTEQASTLLAKWFSRDECGPSGLPREWAERLSVLAVKKDDATGELGTWWRHHDQEGESLRVTFREWSGQEGTRWTLTLKEVAHSIPLPAVWRSRLTERQAEVVSYVLHFWDQRTIAEELGCTVGTLKKHMQDIFDEMGVCSQKALISLALRS, from the coding sequence ATGGATCTGGCGAACATGAAACCACATGAGCGATCGCTCACGTGCAAGCTGCTGGAAGCATTCATCTATGCTCGGAGCCTGCCGGAGGTAGCCTCTTTCACCGAGGAGTTCCTGTCCAGGCTGGTCTCAGCGGACTACATGGCGCTGTGTGTGTCCAGAGCGGGCCAGCCCAGCCAGTACGACTGGTGGGTGGCGAAGATGCCCGCCGAGTTCTTCGCGGTCTCGCCCGAGTTCGAGAGGCGTGATTTCGTTCGCACGGCGGTCTCGCGGCGGCCCGGCGAGGTTCTGCTCGATTCGGACATGATTTCGCGCCAGGAATTGGAGCGCAGTGCCATGTACCGGCGCAGTCACGACATGGGCATGCCCCTGAAACAGGTCATGTCGGTGCTCATGCCCGATGAGGGGCAGACGGGATACAGCGGCTTCTCGGCGTATCGTGCCCGGTACCGGCCCTTCACCGAACGGGAGCGGCGTATCCTCCAGCAGGTCGCGCCCTTGTTGGCGCGCACCATCCAGAAATGCCGGCTGTTCGCGCAGTGGGAACTCGATGGTCGCCTCCTGGAGTCATTGTCCCAGGACGAGAACGCGGCACTCCTGGTGGTGGCGCCCTCCTCACATGAAGTCATCAAGAGAACGGAGCAGGCTTCCACGTTGCTAGCGAAGTGGTTCTCTCGGGACGAGTGTGGCCCCTCGGGCCTTCCCCGTGAGTGGGCGGAGCGACTGTCCGTGCTGGCGGTGAAGAAGGACGACGCAACGGGCGAGCTGGGGACGTGGTGGCGCCACCATGATCAGGAAGGCGAGAGCCTGCGTGTCACCTTCCGCGAGTGGAGTGGTCAGGAGGGTACTCGATGGACCCTGACACTCAAGGAGGTCGCGCACTCGATTCCCCTGCCCGCGGTCTGGCGTTCACGGCTCACCGAGCGGCAAGCCGAGGTCGTGAGCTATGTGCTTCACTTCTGGGACCAGAGGACCATCGCCGAGGAGCTGGGCTGCACCGTGGGGACCTTGAAGAAGCACATGCAGGATATTTTCGATGAAATGGGTGTCTGCAGTCAGAAGGCACTCATTTCCCTCGCACTCCGCTCCTGA
- a CDS encoding IS5 family transposase (programmed frameshift) translates to MRRELVPDELWARVEPLLPRHRRKGRRGRPLRDDRACLRGIIFVLRTGIAWRDLPAEVFGCSGATCWRRLRKWSRAGVFEKLQRVLLNELGHKGLIDWSRASFDSSSLRAIKGGPQTGPNPTDRGKAGSKHHLVVDRRGLPLATLLSAANVHDKREALPLLDAILPIKGPRGRPRRRPAKGHGDKGYDYADTRRGLRKRHIVPRIARRGVESKERLGRHRWVVERSLDWFHQMKRLRIREERNPQMHLALLRLGHCLLLYRVLERHLRNGPE, encoded by the exons ATGAGGCGCGAACTGGTCCCGGACGAGCTGTGGGCGAGGGTGGAGCCGCTGCTGCCACGACATCGCCGCAAAGGGAGAAGAGGTCGTCCATTGCGCGACGATAGGGCGTGCCTGCGGGGCATTATCTTCGTGCTCAGGACGGGCATCGCCTGGAGAGACCTGCCAGCCGAGGTGTTCGGGTGCAGCGGGGCGACGTGCTGGAGGAGGCTGCGAAAGTGGAGCCGAGCAGGAGTCTTCGAGAAGCTCCAGCGGGTGTTGCTGAACGAGTTGGGGCACAAGGGGCTCATTGACTGGAGCCGGGCCTCGTTCGACTCCAGCAGCCTACGGGCGATAAAAGGGGGGC CCCAAACAGGCCCGAATCCAACGGACAGAGGAAAGGCGGGCAGCAAGCACCACCTGGTCGTAGACCGCCGGGGCCTGCCGCTGGCCACCTTGCTGTCGGCCGCCAACGTGCACGACAAGCGCGAGGCGCTGCCGCTCCTCGACGCCATCCTCCCCATCAAGGGGCCACGAGGCAGGCCACGCAGGCGTCCGGCGAAAGGGCACGGCGACAAGGGGTACGATTATGCCGATACCCGCCGGGGATTACGGAAGCGCCACATCGTTCCCCGCATCGCCCGCCGAGGCGTGGAGTCGAAGGAGCGTTTGGGACGCCATCGCTGGGTGGTGGAGCGCTCCCTGGACTGGTTCCACCAGATGAAACGCCTGCGGATTCGCGAAGAGCGGAACCCACAGATGCACCTGGCACTCCTTCGCCTTGGCCACTGCCTCCTTCTCTATCGCGTGCTTGAGCGCCATTTACGAAATGGCCCTGAATAG
- a CDS encoding ATP-binding response regulator: MSLVLVADDEPAVLEVLSQVVEDLGHDVIQARDGEEAWNLARARRPNLVVTDHMMPRLSGLDLCRKLKGDEVLSHVPIILLSAVLPHGAPEAHAFLHKPFEITDFEALIRQALAEAPRPKALEGASAVEALGHWVARGFEGPLSTARAQVERLRTEGKADGGALETLGAQLKALETLTRDFQEVAALTARTVTLNPVLADLGVHLRGELEAWTQAHPRVRWVLEVPPGPVELRFDLARMRQVLDVLLNHASRHGEEVRVELESTPSLATVRVKERGPGISDEDLRQLFEPFQTGGGLGLYIASELARLHGGGLSVESKKGQGTTFSVILPRG; the protein is encoded by the coding sequence ATGAGTCTCGTCCTTGTAGCGGACGATGAGCCCGCGGTGCTCGAAGTGTTGAGTCAGGTCGTCGAGGATCTGGGACACGATGTGATCCAGGCGCGCGACGGCGAGGAAGCGTGGAACCTCGCGCGGGCGCGTCGTCCGAACCTGGTGGTCACGGACCACATGATGCCGCGTCTGAGTGGTCTGGACCTGTGTCGCAAGCTGAAGGGCGACGAGGTGCTGAGCCATGTGCCCATCATCCTGTTGAGCGCGGTGCTCCCGCATGGTGCGCCCGAGGCACATGCCTTCCTGCACAAGCCCTTCGAGATCACCGACTTCGAGGCGTTGATCCGCCAGGCGTTGGCGGAGGCACCGCGTCCGAAGGCGCTGGAGGGAGCGTCCGCGGTGGAGGCGCTGGGCCACTGGGTGGCGCGCGGTTTCGAGGGGCCGCTGTCCACGGCCCGGGCGCAGGTGGAACGGCTGCGGACGGAGGGGAAGGCGGATGGTGGGGCGTTGGAGACGCTCGGGGCCCAGCTGAAGGCACTGGAGACGCTGACGCGGGACTTCCAGGAGGTGGCGGCCCTGACGGCCCGGACGGTGACGCTCAATCCGGTGCTGGCGGATCTGGGGGTGCACCTGCGCGGAGAGCTGGAGGCCTGGACGCAGGCCCATCCTCGGGTGCGGTGGGTGCTGGAGGTGCCGCCGGGGCCGGTGGAACTGCGGTTCGATCTGGCGCGGATGCGGCAGGTGCTGGACGTGTTGCTGAACCATGCGAGCCGGCACGGAGAAGAGGTGCGGGTGGAGCTGGAGTCCACGCCGTCGCTGGCGACGGTGCGGGTGAAGGAGCGCGGCCCGGGCATCTCGGACGAGGACCTGCGGCAACTCTTCGAGCCCTTCCAGACGGGAGGAGGGCTGGGGCTCTACATCGCCTCGGAGCTGGCGCGGCTGCATGGCGGCGGGCTGTCGGTGGAGTCGAAGAAGGGGCAGGGCACGACGTTCAGCGTGATCCTGCCCCGGGGCTGA
- a CDS encoding trypsin-like peptidase domain-containing protein, whose amino-acid sequence MKNQAIRWGLLLAVLLAFTGGTSARADAARRRNEVVEVVQKVSPAVVFIGTEQEAESPFRGRRSMMEEFFGAPPQAQRQQGLGSGVIVDPNGTIVTNDHVIRGASAIHVVLADGRELEAEVIGSDANNDLAVLKVSSKQPLPAAKLGTSSDLMIGETVVAIGSPFGLSKTVTSGVVSATGRTFKADGRTYNDFIQTDAAINPGNSGGPLLNVDGDVIGINTAIFASAQGIGFAIPADKVRRIMDELTRFGKVRPAWVGIEAQDLSPRLARQLGWDRTYGAVVSDVEPGSPAEQAGIRRGDVLAEMGGSRVSDAEDYVTRARGYPARAAFPLVVFREGGQRTLQVTPVEFPPQLIEALAWNRLGLRVKPVRGGMSVQSVRPGSAADEVGLEPGDLIARVNNQPVAEPASFQEALLSARGSRSVLLLVRRGRYGYHVTLPF is encoded by the coding sequence GTGAAGAACCAGGCGATCCGATGGGGGCTGCTACTGGCGGTGTTGCTGGCTTTCACTGGCGGCACCAGCGCACGGGCGGATGCCGCCCGGAGGCGCAATGAGGTCGTGGAGGTGGTCCAGAAGGTCTCTCCGGCGGTCGTCTTCATCGGCACCGAGCAGGAGGCGGAGTCCCCCTTCCGCGGCCGCCGCTCGATGATGGAGGAGTTCTTCGGCGCGCCCCCGCAGGCGCAGCGCCAGCAGGGCCTGGGCAGCGGCGTCATCGTGGACCCCAACGGCACCATCGTCACCAATGACCACGTCATCCGCGGCGCCTCGGCCATCCACGTGGTGCTGGCCGACGGGCGCGAGCTGGAGGCCGAGGTCATCGGCAGCGACGCCAACAACGACCTGGCCGTGCTCAAGGTGAGCTCCAAGCAGCCGCTGCCCGCCGCGAAGCTGGGCACCAGCTCGGATCTGATGATCGGCGAGACGGTCGTCGCCATCGGCAGCCCCTTCGGCCTGAGCAAGACGGTGACGTCGGGCGTGGTGAGCGCCACGGGCCGCACCTTCAAGGCGGACGGGCGCACCTACAACGACTTCATCCAGACGGACGCGGCCATCAACCCGGGCAACTCGGGCGGGCCGCTGCTCAACGTGGACGGAGACGTCATCGGCATCAACACCGCCATCTTCGCCAGCGCCCAGGGCATCGGCTTCGCCATCCCCGCCGACAAGGTGCGGCGGATCATGGACGAGCTCACCCGCTTCGGGAAGGTGCGCCCGGCCTGGGTGGGCATCGAGGCGCAGGATCTGTCTCCGAGGCTCGCCCGGCAGCTCGGGTGGGACCGCACCTACGGCGCCGTCGTCAGCGACGTGGAGCCGGGCAGCCCCGCCGAGCAGGCGGGCATCCGCCGTGGCGACGTGCTGGCCGAGATGGGCGGCTCGCGCGTTTCCGACGCCGAGGACTATGTCACCCGCGCCCGTGGCTACCCCGCCCGCGCCGCCTTCCCGCTCGTCGTCTTCCGCGAGGGCGGCCAGCGCACCCTCCAGGTGACGCCCGTGGAGTTCCCGCCCCAGCTCATCGAGGCCCTGGCGTGGAACCGGCTGGGACTGAGGGTGAAGCCGGTGCGCGGCGGCATGTCCGTCCAGTCCGTGCGCCCCGGCTCGGCGGCCGACGAGGTGGGGCTGGAGCCGGGAGACCTGATCGCCCGCGTCAACAACCAGCCGGTCGCCGAGCCCGCTTCCTTCCAGGAGGCCCTGCTGAGCGCCCGGGGCTCCCGGAGCGTGCTGCTGCTCGTGCGACGCGGACGTTACGGATATCACGTCACCCTGCCCTTCTAG
- a CDS encoding NAD(P)H-quinone oxidoreductase, which produces MQVLRITRPGGPEVLDFEERPAPTPGPSDLLVRVGATAPNRADLLQIRGAYPAPPGAPPDVPGLEYAGEVIATGPLVRRFKVGDRVMGLVGGGAFAEQLITHEREALPMPENLDFAQAASLPEAYLTAFDALVLQGGLRMGESVLIHAVASGVGSAAAQLCRAMGARVFGTGRNAEKLSRASAWGVEKTVLCEASPPRFADAVREATGGRGVDLTLDLVGGDYVPETLRAMAPQGRIMLVGVVAGAQAPVDLNVVLTRRLRITGTVLRSRPPEEKMALAQASERHLLPLFRAGTLTPVVDAVYPMREARDALSRMARNETVGKLVLRWE; this is translated from the coding sequence ATGCAGGTCCTTCGCATCACCCGCCCCGGCGGCCCCGAGGTGCTCGACTTCGAGGAACGTCCCGCCCCCACTCCCGGTCCCTCGGACCTCCTCGTGCGCGTGGGCGCCACCGCCCCCAACCGCGCCGACCTCCTCCAGATCCGCGGCGCCTACCCCGCTCCCCCCGGCGCCCCTCCCGATGTCCCGGGCCTCGAATACGCCGGCGAGGTCATCGCCACCGGCCCGCTCGTGCGCCGCTTCAAGGTTGGTGACCGGGTGATGGGGCTCGTCGGGGGTGGCGCCTTCGCCGAGCAGCTCATCACCCATGAGCGCGAGGCCCTCCCCATGCCGGAGAACCTCGACTTCGCGCAGGCCGCCTCGCTCCCCGAGGCGTACCTCACCGCCTTCGACGCGCTCGTGCTCCAGGGCGGGCTCCGCATGGGCGAGTCCGTCCTCATCCACGCCGTGGCCAGCGGCGTGGGCTCGGCCGCCGCGCAGCTCTGCCGCGCCATGGGAGCCCGGGTCTTCGGGACGGGGCGGAACGCGGAGAAGCTCTCGCGCGCCTCCGCCTGGGGCGTGGAGAAGACGGTGCTGTGTGAGGCCTCGCCCCCCCGCTTCGCGGATGCCGTGCGCGAGGCCACCGGCGGGCGCGGCGTGGACCTGACGCTGGACCTCGTGGGCGGGGATTATGTCCCGGAGACCCTCCGGGCCATGGCGCCTCAAGGGCGGATCATGCTCGTGGGAGTGGTGGCCGGCGCACAGGCCCCGGTGGACCTGAACGTCGTCCTCACCCGACGGCTGCGCATCACCGGCACCGTGCTCCGCAGCCGGCCTCCCGAGGAGAAGATGGCCCTCGCCCAGGCCTCCGAGAGGCACCTCCTCCCCCTGTTCCGAGCCGGGACACTCACCCCCGTCGTCGACGCCGTGTACCCCATGCGCGAGGCCCGCGACGCGCTCTCCCGGATGGCCCGCAACGAGACCGTCGGCAAGCTCGTCCTCCGCTGGGAGTGA
- a CDS encoding magnesium transporter, whose translation MGSPDEEHSLLRSDRLSRDFVAVGTEDTVAQALEKIRAAPGTNEIFYCYACDPDGRLVGVVPSRKLIRASPEERISSLMFTRVVKLPADAPDSLVEDFFVTYRFLAFPVVDTENRIVGVVEVSNFVDTFSDTLFDEVEGRVRGEVYRFVGLPDNESKEKRPLVMALRRFPWLLVNIGGGFLAATISRIFERTVEELVVVAAFIPMVLVLSESLGVQTTAVSASMLAEKHVDKLQVRREVLGTSLAGMMAAAVVALLGRLYAPSLAFPIVLFIAITLSTTLAASLGAVLPFLFHRFRVDPHMASAPLVLAISDNITLFTYFTLVTHLVVRGV comes from the coding sequence GTGGGCTCTCCCGACGAAGAACATTCGTTGTTGCGCAGCGATCGGCTCTCGCGTGACTTCGTCGCCGTGGGCACCGAGGACACCGTCGCCCAGGCCCTGGAGAAGATCCGCGCCGCCCCCGGCACCAATGAGATCTTCTACTGCTACGCGTGCGATCCGGACGGCCGCCTGGTGGGCGTGGTGCCCAGCCGCAAGCTCATCCGCGCCTCGCCCGAGGAGCGCATCTCCTCGCTCATGTTCACCCGCGTGGTGAAGCTGCCCGCGGACGCGCCGGACTCGCTGGTGGAGGACTTCTTCGTCACCTACCGCTTCCTCGCCTTCCCCGTGGTGGACACCGAGAACCGCATCGTCGGCGTGGTGGAGGTCAGCAACTTCGTCGACACCTTCTCCGACACCCTCTTCGACGAGGTGGAGGGCCGGGTGCGCGGCGAGGTGTACCGCTTCGTCGGCCTCCCCGACAACGAGAGCAAGGAGAAGCGCCCCCTCGTCATGGCCCTGCGGCGCTTCCCCTGGCTGCTCGTCAACATCGGCGGCGGTTTCCTCGCGGCCACCATCTCGCGCATCTTCGAGCGCACGGTGGAGGAGCTCGTCGTGGTCGCCGCCTTCATCCCCATGGTGCTCGTCCTTTCGGAGAGCCTCGGGGTGCAGACCACCGCCGTGTCCGCGTCCATGCTCGCCGAGAAGCACGTGGACAAGCTCCAGGTGCGCCGCGAGGTGCTCGGCACCAGCCTCGCCGGGATGATGGCCGCCGCGGTGGTGGCCCTCCTCGGACGCCTCTACGCCCCCAGCCTCGCCTTTCCCATCGTCCTCTTCATCGCCATCACGCTGTCCACCACGCTCGCCGCCAGCCTCGGCGCCGTGCTGCCCTTCCTCTTCCACCGCTTCCGCGTGGACCCGCACATGGCCTCGGCGCCCCTCGTGCTCGCCATCTCCGACAACATCACCCTCTTCACGTACTTCACCCTCGTCACGCACCTCGTCGTCCGGGGCGTGTGA
- a CDS encoding serine/threonine protein kinase: MSLVRYQPLGPLLAGEGSRAFLGLALDTGAPPRPVVLVWAPPEVARDPDLTAGLQRETQRAAVLDHPNILRVHGLVSLEAGLARVTEFADGESLRRLLEVRPRIPPAFAALIASDVAMGAHYAHLAGNDDGTALVHGDLRPETVMVSFNGVCKVTGYGALSVAPRERNGRRVRNRRNYSAPEQLMGGREAVTARTDVFLLGLLLYECLTGRMPFQDAPDADQATISRQLPPLPSDIPRPLAEVVRTATAKRANDRYSTALEFREAVVAAVQGLPSAETFAEFLSQLFPPDRDARATRRQMLEIGLAETARRISGSGLPIVQPAPPPPAFPATRPISVSVPPVESPEPLESDDIPVDIALEDEDADAIDSVMELTGRHSLPGIARPLSREDPTPPTREPIRPLPLDEPEPKPKPRAKVQEDDEPPRPKRRSRVPLMVGALAATAAAAGGFFLWNERQQAARPANPGVVPVATRPPASPAPANAGGLAAPPGAARAAPASAQPAPTGDGDTDQATASSVVTAGGPPPAAPTGAVVPASGTVPAPPPASGDKDAPEAASTGQTAVTTRLQLFVLPPVDVSLDGKRLGRTPMAVPLAPGAYTLELSNPAKGVRTTRAITVRPEGTTIQRFLLGKGSVQVRAPAGSRIFLDGRKVGPKLSLFEGEHQLVVTSGKARWEKSFRLEPKQKVTFDVEYQTP, encoded by the coding sequence ATGAGTCTGGTTCGCTATCAGCCCCTCGGCCCGCTCCTGGCGGGCGAGGGTTCCCGCGCCTTCCTGGGCCTGGCGCTCGACACGGGCGCCCCGCCCCGTCCGGTGGTGTTGGTGTGGGCTCCACCCGAGGTCGCCCGGGATCCTGATCTGACGGCCGGGCTGCAGCGGGAGACGCAGCGCGCCGCCGTCCTCGATCATCCCAACATCCTCCGCGTCCACGGACTGGTGAGCCTGGAGGCGGGCCTGGCCCGCGTCACCGAGTTCGCCGATGGCGAGTCGCTGCGCCGGCTGCTGGAGGTGCGCCCGCGCATCCCTCCCGCCTTCGCCGCGCTCATCGCCTCGGACGTGGCCATGGGCGCCCACTACGCCCATCTGGCCGGCAATGACGACGGCACCGCGCTCGTGCACGGAGACCTGCGCCCGGAGACGGTGATGGTCTCCTTCAACGGCGTGTGCAAGGTGACGGGTTATGGGGCCCTGAGCGTCGCCCCCCGCGAGCGCAACGGCCGCCGCGTGCGCAACCGCCGCAACTACAGCGCCCCCGAGCAGCTCATGGGTGGCCGCGAGGCCGTCACCGCGCGCACCGACGTGTTCCTCCTGGGCCTGCTGCTCTACGAGTGCCTCACGGGGCGCATGCCCTTCCAGGACGCGCCGGACGCCGATCAGGCCACCATCTCCCGGCAGCTCCCGCCCCTGCCCTCGGACATCCCCAGGCCCCTGGCCGAGGTGGTGCGCACCGCCACCGCCAAGCGCGCCAACGATCGCTACTCCACCGCCCTCGAGTTCCGCGAGGCCGTGGTGGCCGCCGTCCAGGGTCTCCCCTCCGCGGAGACCTTCGCCGAGTTCCTCTCCCAGCTCTTTCCGCCCGACCGCGACGCGCGCGCCACCCGGCGCCAGATGTTGGAGATCGGCCTGGCGGAAACGGCCCGGCGGATCTCCGGCTCGGGGCTGCCGATCGTCCAGCCCGCGCCTCCTCCGCCCGCGTTCCCCGCGACCCGCCCCATCTCCGTCAGCGTGCCCCCCGTGGAGTCCCCCGAGCCCCTGGAGTCGGACGACATCCCGGTGGACATCGCCCTCGAGGACGAGGACGCGGATGCCATCGACTCGGTGATGGAGCTCACCGGCCGGCACTCCCTTCCCGGAATCGCCCGTCCGCTCTCACGCGAGGATCCCACCCCGCCGACCCGCGAGCCGATCCGCCCGCTCCCCCTCGATGAGCCGGAGCCGAAGCCGAAGCCGAGAGCGAAGGTCCAGGAGGACGACGAGCCCCCGCGCCCGAAGCGGCGCTCGCGCGTCCCGTTGATGGTGGGAGCACTGGCCGCCACCGCCGCCGCCGCGGGTGGCTTCTTCCTGTGGAACGAGCGCCAGCAGGCCGCCCGGCCCGCGAACCCGGGTGTGGTGCCCGTGGCCACCAGGCCGCCCGCCTCCCCCGCCCCGGCGAACGCAGGCGGGCTCGCGGCCCCACCGGGAGCCGCCAGAGCGGCCCCGGCCAGCGCACAACCCGCGCCGACGGGCGATGGCGATACGGATCAGGCAACGGCCTCGTCCGTCGTGACCGCGGGAGGTCCGCCGCCCGCCGCGCCAACGGGAGCCGTGGTGCCCGCCTCGGGGACGGTCCCCGCGCCGCCTCCCGCCTCCGGGGACAAGGACGCGCCCGAAGCGGCCTCCACCGGGCAGACGGCGGTGACCACCCGGCTGCAACTCTTCGTGCTGCCGCCGGTGGACGTGTCGCTCGATGGCAAGCGGCTCGGCCGGACGCCCATGGCGGTGCCGCTCGCGCCCGGCGCGTACACGCTGGAGCTGAGCAACCCGGCCAAGGGCGTGCGGACGACGCGCGCCATCACCGTGCGCCCCGAGGGCACGACGATCCAGCGCTTCCTCCTGGGCAAGGGCTCCGTGCAGGTGCGAGCTCCCGCGGGCTCGCGCATCTTCCTCGACGGCCGCAAGGTGGGCCCGAAGCTCTCGCTGTTCGAGGGCGAGCACCAGCTCGTCGTCACCTCCGGCAAGGCGCGCTGGGAGAAGTCCTTCCGGCTGGAACCCAAGCAGAAGGTCACGTTCGACGTGGAGTATCAGACCCCATGA
- a CDS encoding DNA gyrase inhibitor YacG: MSTTVRECSICRKSVAPRAENPAYPFCSKRCRMVDLGRWLGEEYRVPDRQSDEQEDELPADQHPERGGDA, from the coding sequence GTGTCCACGACTGTGCGAGAGTGTTCCATCTGCCGGAAGTCGGTTGCCCCGCGCGCCGAGAACCCGGCGTATCCCTTCTGCTCCAAGCGCTGCCGGATGGTGGACCTGGGGCGCTGGCTGGGGGAGGAGTACCGGGTGCCGGATCGGCAGTCGGACGAGCAGGAGGACGAGCTGCCGGCCGATCAGCATCCCGAGCGCGGTGGCGACGCGTGA
- a CDS encoding agmatinase family protein produces MPAAFDPSAAASPDSGIFGLPHSPDEAHVVLIPVPFEATTSYGGGTSDGPSAVLEASRQVDLFDVETGRPYERGIALLHEPEQWRTWNTRAKERAVPIIEAGGIDHSNPELRAASTEVNQICEQLHDAVYRTAQEWLAKGKRVGAVGGDHSISYGIIRAHAEKYPGLGVLHLDAHADLRDAYEGFTWSHASIMFNVVKRIPGVHSLVQVAIRDMSEDEHRVIEQSNGRIRAFFDSDINHKRFDGIPWNRQVDEIVKHLPQHVYLSFDIDGLDPTLCPHTGTPVPGGLSFPEAVALISGVVRSGRTIVGFDLTEVAPDPDGGEWDGNVGARLLYKMIGWMLKSERK; encoded by the coding sequence ATGCCCGCCGCCTTCGATCCCAGCGCCGCCGCCTCCCCTGACTCCGGCATCTTCGGCCTCCCCCACTCCCCCGATGAGGCCCACGTCGTCCTCATCCCCGTCCCCTTCGAGGCCACCACCAGCTACGGCGGTGGGACCTCCGACGGCCCCTCCGCCGTCCTCGAGGCCAGCCGCCAGGTCGACCTCTTCGACGTCGAGACCGGCCGCCCCTATGAGCGCGGCATCGCCCTCCTCCACGAGCCCGAGCAGTGGCGCACCTGGAACACCCGCGCCAAGGAGCGCGCCGTCCCCATCATCGAGGCCGGTGGCATCGACCACTCCAACCCCGAGCTCCGCGCCGCCTCCACCGAGGTCAACCAGATCTGCGAGCAGCTCCACGACGCCGTCTACCGCACCGCCCAGGAGTGGCTCGCCAAGGGCAAGCGCGTCGGCGCTGTCGGGGGTGACCACTCCATCTCCTACGGCATCATCCGCGCTCACGCCGAGAAGTACCCCGGCCTCGGCGTCCTCCACCTCGACGCCCACGCGGATCTCCGCGACGCCTACGAGGGCTTCACCTGGTCCCATGCCTCCATCATGTTCAACGTGGTGAAGCGCATCCCCGGCGTGCACTCCCTCGTCCAGGTCGCCATCCGTGACATGAGCGAGGACGAGCACCGCGTCATCGAGCAGTCCAACGGCCGCATCCGCGCCTTCTTCGACTCGGACATCAACCACAAGCGCTTCGATGGCATCCCCTGGAACCGTCAGGTCGATGAGATCGTCAAGCACCTGCCCCAGCACGTCTACCTGTCCTTCGACATCGACGGGCTCGATCCCACCCTCTGCCCCCACACCGGCACCCCCGTCCCCGGCGGACTCTCCTTCCCCGAGGCCGTCGCGCTCATCTCCGGTGTCGTTCGCTCCGGCCGCACCATCGTCGGGTTCGACCTCACCGAGGTCGCCCCGGATCCGGACGGCGGTGAGTGGGATGGGAACGTCGGTGCCCGGCTGCTCTACAAGATGATCGGCTGGATGCTGAAGTCCGAGCGCAAGTAG
- a CDS encoding superoxide dismutase, whose protein sequence is MPFTLPDLPYKKDALAPHISAETLEYHHGKHHAAYVTNLNKLLDGKPEASQSLEQVILGSEGGVFNNAAQVWNHTFYWHCMKPNGGGRPTGELADAITRDFGSFERFREEFANAAATQFGSGWAWLVLEKGKLSVTKTGNADLPLKHGQKALLTIDVWEHAYYVDFRNARPKYIDTFLEKLVNWDFVLQNLTGR, encoded by the coding sequence GTGCCGTTCACGCTGCCCGACCTGCCCTACAAGAAGGATGCGCTCGCCCCTCACATCAGCGCGGAGACGCTCGAGTACCACCACGGCAAGCACCACGCCGCGTACGTGACGAACCTGAACAAGCTGCTCGACGGCAAGCCTGAGGCGAGCCAGTCGCTCGAGCAGGTCATCCTCGGCAGCGAGGGGGGTGTCTTCAACAACGCCGCCCAGGTGTGGAACCACACGTTCTACTGGCATTGCATGAAGCCGAACGGAGGCGGTCGCCCGACCGGTGAGCTCGCGGATGCCATCACGCGCGACTTCGGCTCGTTCGAGCGCTTCCGCGAGGAGTTCGCGAACGCCGCCGCGACGCAGTTCGGCTCGGGGTGGGCCTGGCTCGTGCTCGAGAAGGGCAAGCTCTCGGTGACCAAGACGGGCAACGCGGATCTGCCGCTCAAGCACGGCCAGAAGGCCCTGCTGACCATCGACGTGTGGGAGCATGCGTACTACGTGGACTTCCGCAACGCGCGTCCGAAGTACATCGACACGTTCCTCGAGAAGCTCGTGAACTGGGACTTCGTCCTCCAGAACCTCACGGGGCGCTGA